A region of the Penicillium psychrofluorescens genome assembly, chromosome: 6 genome:
AAAATGTATTTTGCATATTTCTTCATTGGCGTTTGGGTGGGGTGGGGCTATGTTATCTTTGCTCCGATCTGACGGCATTCTTGTACATCTTGCTGTCGATTATGAAGATCTTATGAATTGTTATGGTCATGCAGACCTCAATGTGATACGATTATGATACATCCATGGATGCTAGTTGTTGCACTATGTGTAGGCCTCCGGAATTAACGGCGTAGACAGTCCAGTTGAAAGAAGATATATCAAATTTGCCAAAAAGGCAATCAATCAAGCAGTCTTAAACTTGGCCGGTCCAGACCACAGCCGCAATCTCTTCCCATAGACCTGCAGGATAATGATAATGATAAACCCAAAGCTGAGAATGCCAGTCATAGTACCGAACTGGCGAGCCGAGCCTTGTTTCTGCTCCCACTCGATCATAAAATACGAAACAATGAACCCGCCAAGCGTGCGGCCGACGTTAACCCACGCGGCAACTTCACCACTCGCCTCCGGGTACGAATCAAGCACGTACGCGTTGATGCCCACCGTGACAATCATTATGCCGAACACATACAGGCCCCAGCCCAGCGCGGTGAGCATGTAGTGCCAGTGGTTCTGCAGCGCGTAGCCCATCACCAGCAGTCCGGCGACCATAAATGGACTGGCCACCCAGATAGCGAAGAGACGGGCTTCAGGCTCGAGACGGCCTTGATTTCTCTTTGTGTAGATCTTCGCAATTAGATCGTGTAGCCAGTGGCCAATTAATTCGCCCAGAATTGCTGCCACGATGGGTGTGAAATAGAAGAATCCTAGGACTATTAGCAGAGTCCACTTTTTCATGGGCATCTTGTTCACGAACCAATTTGCTTGCTTTGAAAGCCGTAAATCGGCGGCAGCATCAGCGAGAGCGTCGTGTTGATACCAACCACCCACTCAAAGACCAGCATATAGAACAAGCACGAGAGAGCGACCACAGGCTTGGCAATGATAATCAACGGCCGCATGACGGCATCCTTCACCGAGTTTTCGATATACGCCGTACGCCATTGTTGAATTCCCAGCATGCGCTGCCAACGCGGACCGTTGGGAATCAGGTCCGGCTTGGAATTCTTGCGGTCATAGTATGTCTcttcggcgaagaagatgactgCCAGCAAACACAGGCCCGTGAGGGCCGTGAGCAAACCGAAGCATACGCGCCAGGTCTGGGTTGTGAGGATGAAGGCTGAGAACATGGGACCCATGTACGGTGAGAGAATGACGAAGCCGGACCAGATGTTGATTTTGCGGGCGTGCTCGTGGAGGAAAAACATGTCTTTGATGAACATGAGACCACCCTAGAGATCGATTAGCTGCTAGATTGAACATAGAGGAAATTTTGTAGTACTGACTCCCTGCATCACTGTCGAGAACATGCCGTTCAGAATACGGGCAGCCTGCATATCATGTCAGTATAGCTTTTTCGAAAATGAGTCCCAATCATACCATGAACGAACTGAAGCTCTGTGCCGCCGTACACCAGATTGATGTCGCCAGTGCCAATACCGTCCACCAGAACAGAATGGGATAACGACCAAAATATGCTGCCAATGCGACGATAATAGGACTGGCAGCGCCAAGCATAAAGACATTACCGACTTGCGAATGGTTGACTGTAGTAGGCAAAATGCCCCATTCAGCAGCCTGCACATTCAAGGTCACCGCGCCAGTCGCGCTTCCAAAGTCGGGCAGAAAAGCTGTGCATGAAATCACAATAAGAACGAGATGCTTTTTGAATTGCGACCAGTTTAATGGGTCGTAGGGCGAGTCGCTGGGCTGGGGAATGAGAATCGTTTGTCCGTCGCCTGTTGTCTTGAGCTCTCGGCGGGTTTGCGCGTCCTGCGCATTGAGAACGTAGCCTTCGCGCTCGCCTTTTTGCTCGAGGTCCAGTGAGCTGTCGCTTTGGTTAGAGCCCAGGCCGACTGGCTCTGGTTTTTCAACACTCATAGCTCGGTATGGAACGCCGGAATTGGCTTTGAGATGAGGAGTGAccagaggaggaaaagagtGTTTGACAGGAGACGGCAGTTAGTTAAGGTTTCCCGCCGAGAACTGACTAGTCGACCGGGGAGGGGAAGAATAAAAACAGAAATGCCTTGCAGTATAGTTTCGGGATTGATGATCATTAATATTGCCGGAATACGACTACAAGAATGGTCGCTTGGATTGCGAACGAGCCCCTTATCCCCCGCCTCGTGTATCCTCTGGGGCTGTAGTTCTGGGCCAGAAAGTTTATGTTTTGTCGTGTGGAGAGGGATTGGCCCATTCTACGGAGACAGCAGTGCAATGGCCGGTGGAGACTGACCATGATCCACTTCAGTTGCGACTGCAAGACTGGCCAACGACCACTGGCCGTGGCGGTCTGTGGCCCGTCCGGCCTCTGCCCTATCTTGGATGGGCAATCATTCATCGGGGATTTTCTCTGTATATCTACGTTCAGCAAGGCAAGTACAGTATCTCCTCGTATCTGCCGGGCAAGTCAACGGAGATGTGGACAGTGCCTACTTTTGTCAAACCAAAGCCCCTAGGGTCGCTGATCAAGCATGTACTTAATTACTGTACCGTCTGCCTAAGCTAGGGAATGGGTCGCGATCAGTTCTCTTTCCCGCGCTGGGGGGCGTCTATTCTCTATGGATCAGACGCAGGCGCAGCTGAAATCGAGGGGCCATGCTACCATTGGCATTGCATTCGCAATTGGGCCAGGGGTACACTTCCTGCACGATAAGCCATGCCTCGAGTCGAATTCCATGTGGCCTGAATGAACGAACCTATGGTCGCATTGGAAATAGCGATTGTCTTCATTTCCGAATCTTTTGTATTGGCACGATGGCGAAGGATCCAGGGGCATGCAGGTATCCGACGCGTGGTGATGAACCATGCACAATCACGAACGATGCATTGCAGTAATCAGTTTGTCCGTATAAAACCAACTCTGCTGGTCAGAGGGATACTCGGCAGATAACAATAGGTAGCATCTACCGTCCAAAAATCGAGTGTGGGGATCCCCGCCTTGCAAAGACTGCCAAGGAATCCATTTCCAGGTGTGTTGGTTGACGATCATCTGGGGGTGGagccattattattttccAGTACTCTTAGTGATGTAACTACCGACGTTCAATCCCAACCCGAGGTAAGCGAGTCAGAGTCTGCCGAACTGGTCAATATAGAAACAAATATAGGAGAACTATAACCATAAGCACGATCTTGTTTGTGATCAGGCAGTCTGAAGAACCAAGGTCACACTACTCCATGCAGGGTGCGTACTGCTCCGGCAATTTTGTCAACTAGCGTCTAATACTTCGGCAATCGTTCCTCAAGCAAAATTGAAATGCGGCAAGGGCTAGTGGGCTGTATATTTCATGCCGGTAATATGGAGGCGCTTCACAGCCCAATTACATGCCTATTAACTCTCTCGTTATGCCTATTTGTTTTACAGAATATGTAAACCTTCTACAGCTTATGACATTAGCAGAGAAATATATACGCACATTCGTAGAAAGCAAGATCAGAAGTACAGCTCTGTGAAAGTGCAAGTGTTAAAGGGACAGTAGAAGCTAGCCGCAGGGGGTCCGCATTGAAGAACAGGACTAGACACTTCCACGAAACTTGGGAGAACTGCACAGTGCATGTTGATCTTTTTAATAAACAAGTACAGTTTGACACGAACGCTCTTTAGGCTAAAACAGACAAACGACCCACCGCACTAGAAGAGCCACGAAACGAAAGTACGATATAACCAATGTGACTGGGCATGCTTTTCTCCTTGAGCCTCTCTCCTGACAAGGTACTCAGCCTCATCGCGGTCAACTTCTGCCCTCCCAGTCCACAAATCTGCCTTTCCAGGCTCGACACCCTTGCACCCAGTGGCCAGTTTATACCCAAAGATGAGGATCAAGTAAAGCGGGATTCCAAGGTATGCTGTGATAAAGGTTTTGTAGTCAAAGTTTCCCCACTTCTTGTTGTGAGTGAACACATCGTAGTTTTTGGTCAAGGAGATCAGGATGCAAAATGCAAGAGCGCCGTATGAGCCAGCCACACCAAGGGGTGCCGCATACGCAAGGCTCTTTCGCGGGACATTTTGGGCATTGCGCGCCCGCACAAAACAAATGTGCGTGACCAGAATCGAGATCCAGGTTAAGAGGCCGAAAATTGTGACTAGGTCGACGAAGTATCCAAAAACGTCTTTCGAGTTGCTCGACACATTCATATAGGCCAGCAGCGAGACAAGTGAGGATACAGCCAGTGCAAACACAGGAACGCCGCGGCGATCGGTCCGTGCTAAAAATGATGGCGCCTTGCCTTCTCGCGCCAGGCCGTAGATCGTGCGCGTTGCAATATACAAATCCGAATTGGCGGcagagaaaacgaagacCAGAATTGCAGCGTTCAGAATATGCGGAAGAGCTGGAATACTTGCCAGCTCGATGGCAACCACGAAAGGCGACGCGGCTGCAGAACTGTCTGCATTAATCGCAAACGCAAGCTTCTTCGAGTTGAACGGGACCAG
Encoded here:
- a CDS encoding uncharacterized protein (ID:PFLUO_009483-T1.cds;~source:funannotate), with product MSVEKPEPVGLGSNQSDSSLDLEQKGEREGYVLNAQDAQTRRELKTTGDGQTILIPQPSDSPYDPLNWSQFKKHLVLIVISCTAFLPDFGSATGAVTLNVQAAEWGILPTTVNHSQVGNVFMLGAASPIIVALAAYFGRYPILFWWTVLALATSIWCTAAQSFSSFMAARILNGMFSTVMQGGGLMFIKDMFFLHEHARKINIWSGFVILSPYMGPMFSAFILTTQTWRVCFGLLTALTGLCLLAVIFFAEETYYDRKNSKPDLIPNGPRWQRMLGIQQWRTAYIENSVKDAVMRPLIIIAKPVVALSCLFYMLVFEWVVGINTTLSLMLPPIYGFQSKQIGFFYFTPIVAAILGELIGHWLHDLIAKIYTKRNQGRLEPEARLFAIWVASPFMVAGLLVMGYALQNHWHYMLTALGWGLYVFGIMIVTVGINAYVLDSYPEASGEVAAWVNVGRTLGGFIVSYFMIEWEQKQGSARQFGTMTGILSFGFIIIIILQVYGKRLRLWSGPAKFKTA